The proteins below come from a single Thunnus thynnus chromosome 10, fThuThy2.1, whole genome shotgun sequence genomic window:
- the LOC137191728 gene encoding CCN family member 3-like, with the protein MKMVCLSYRVLFVFCFTAQVFALVQSQVCPQRCQCPKEPPMCLPGVPLILDDCVCCLVCARQKGQICSELNPCDTRKGLQCDYTADVHKRTGICAAHEGDVCVLDGSVYQNGQTFFPSCKYQCMCRDGQIACVPRCKVDVMLPGPDCPMPRRVQIPGECCEKWVCEPQAEASALGGFAMAAYRQEETVSFDGWDPSLNCIEQTTEWGACSQTCGMGVSTRVTNKNRRCELVKQSRLCMIRPCDDQQDQTQLTQLAPKRGSKCQRMVRSNKAVHLSYKNCTSVQAYKPRYCGSCTDGRCCTPHRTKTALVEFQCANGKTTRRPVMVILTCACHNHCPRDNTAWQPSELGYSGMRL; encoded by the exons ATGAAGATGGTCTGTCTGTCTTACAGAGTGCTTTTTGTCTTCTGCTTTACAGCACAG GTGTTTGCATTAGTGCAGTCCCAGGTGTGCCCTCAGAGATGCCAGTGCCCTAAAGAGCCTCCGATGTGTCTCCCTGGGGTGCCCCTGATCCTTGACGACTGTGTTTGCTGCTTGGTGTGCGCTCGTCAGAAAGGACAGATCTGCTCTGAACTGAACCCCTGTGACACACGTAAAGGGCTGCAGTGTGACTACACAGCAGATGTCCATAAGAGAACTGGTATCTGTGCTG CTCATGAGGGAGATGTCTGTGTTTTGGATGGTTCAGTCTACCAGAACGGCCAGACGTTCTTCCCCAGCTGCAAGTATCAGTGTATGTGCCGTGACGGGCAGATTGCCTGTGTGCCGCGCTGCAAAGTGGACGTGATGCTGCCTGGGCCAGACTGTCCCATGCCACGGAGGGTCCAGATACCAGGAGAGTGCTGCGAGAAGTGGGTGTGTGAGCCCCAGGCTGAAGCCAGTGCACTGGGCGGCTTTGCCATGGCAG CCTATCGTCAGGAGGAAACAGTGAGCTTTGATGGCTGGGACCCCAGCCTGAACTGCATTGAGCAGACCACAGAGTGGGGTGCCTGCTCTCAAACCTGTGGCATGGGAGTGTCCACCAGGGTCACCAATAAGAACCGCCGGTGTGAACTGGTGAAGCAGAGCCGGCTGTGTATGATCAGACCCTGTGATGACCAGCAGGACCAGACACAGCTGACACAGCTTGCACCAAAG AGAGGCAGTAAATGCCAGAGAATGGTGAGGAGCAACAAGGCCGTCCACCTCTCCTATAAGAACTGCACCAGCGTCCAGGCCTACAAGCCTCGCTACTGTGGCTCCTGCACAGACGGCCGCTGCTGTACCCCCCACAGAACCAAGACCGCTCTGGTGGAGTTCCAGTGTGCCAACGGTAAAACCACCAGGAGGCCGGTCATGGTGATCCTGACCTGTGCCTGCCACAACCACTGCCCACGTGACAACACTGCATGGCAGCCATCAGAGCTGGGATACAGTGGAATGAGGTTATAG
- the LOC137191727 gene encoding zinc-binding protein A33-like yields the protein MATASSFLSEDQFLCSICLEVFTEPVSVPCGHNFCKACISRHWKDKEWCQCPLCNEKFNKGLKLCVNTEFREVVENFKKHRVTAKNDYPVKEGEVPCDCCLGNKFKASKTCLVCLTSYCETHLEPHQRVAALMRHKLTDPVKKLEDKICKKHNRILELFCRDDLTHVCALCTEHRAHDTVPLEEEYEEKKAQEEKEKSEVQYIKLKRHKKAKKKKVAAQTKRKDKDEAIANSVVSNQLQAPNEGPHEINRCSCVPGSGQERGLFDRRFYIEVQTKWKTGWHLGVVRESMRGKKTFKPNFRNRNSNISLRNNTNCMALHNIPVHLYLIRNPDRVWLFVDYEKGLVSFYDADTETLIYSFIGCKFSDKIILFFSPGLTEHGLNCAPLVLSPAENWEQKLRKMAQKAKYIWAQFMEALFSFIFFVFVLVIVDTYKTE from the coding sequence ATGGCCACAGCCAGCAGTTTCCTGTCTGAAGATCAGTTCctgtgctccatctgtctggagGTTTTCACAGAGCCCGTTTCTGTTccatgtggacacaacttctgcaagGCCTGTATCAGCAGGCACTGGAAGGACAAAGAGTGGTGTCAATGTCCACTTTGCAATGAGAAGTTCAACAAGGGGCTCAAACTTTGCGTTAACACAGAATTTAGGGAAGTTGTGGAGAATTTCAAGAAACATCGTGTGACAGCTAAAAATGATTACCCAGTCAAAGAAGGAGAGGTTCCATGTGACTGTTGCCTTGGCAACAAGTTCAAAGCCTCAAAGACCTGTTTGGTCTGTTTGACCTCTTATTGTGAGACACACCTAGAGCCTCATCAGAGAGTTGCGGCCTTAATGAGACACAAATTGACTGATCCTGTGAAGAAGCTGGAGGACAAAATATGCAAGAAGCATAACAGGATTTTAGAGCTCTTCTGCAGGGATGACCTGACCCATGTTTGTGCCCTTTGTACAGAACATAGGGCACACGATACAGTCCCTTTAGAGGAAGAGTATGAAGAGAAGAAGGCtcaggaggaaaaggaaaagtcagaagTACAGTACATAAAACTGAAGCGACACAAGAAGGCTAAGAAGAAGAAAGTAGCAGCGCAGACCAAAAGGAAAGACAAGGATGAAGCAATAGCAAACAGTGTTGTGTCTAATCAGTTGCAAGCTCCTAATGAAGGCCCTCACGAAATCAATAGATGTTCCTGTGTCCCTGGAAGTGGACAGGAGAGGGGCCTCTTTGACAGGCGATTCTACATTGAGGTTCAGACCAAGTGGAAAACAGGCTGGCATTTAGGAGTAGTCAGAGAGTCGATGCGTGGAAAGAAGACATTCAAACCTAACTTCAGGAATAGAAACTCGAACATCAGCTTAAGGAATAACACCAACTGCATGGCTCTACATAACATCCCTGTCCACCTCTACTTGATAAGGAATCCTGATAGAGTCTGGTTATTTGTGGATTATGAGAAGGGATTGGTGTCCTTCTATGATGCAGACACCGAAACTCTGATCTACTCTTTTATTGGCTGCAAATTCAGTGACAAAATCATCCTATTCTTTAGCCCCGGTCTTACTGAGCATGGTCTAAACTGTGCCCCTCTGGTCCTCTCACCTGCTGAAAACTGGGAACAGAAGCTACGAAAGATGGCTCAGAAGGCAAAGTATATTTGGGCACAATTTATGGAAGCCTTatttagctttattttttttgtctttgtccttGTCATTGTCGACACATACAAAACAGAGTAG